The window ATGAAGATTATACGGCTACTGATGCCCGTGAGACCAGCATTGCCGGCGGTGATCCAATGGAATCCTTCACCAACAGGTCCTATAAAGGAAAGACAGTGAAGACCAGGAATGCCACGGATATCCAACTCATCAGGGAGACAAAGGAGAAAATGAAAGGCAAGCCTGTAATCGTTACCATCAACTTGTCAAACCCGATGGTGTTTTCGGAATTTGAAACTGGAGTGGATGCTATTCTGGTAAGCTTTAATGTGCAAGACCAGGCATTGCTGGAGATCATTTCCGGTAAGGCAGAGCCATCAGCATTATTACCCATGCAAATGCCGGCAGATATGGGTTCGGTGGAGAAACAGGCTGAGGATGTTCCCTTTGACCTGAAATGCCATAAGGATTCCGAAGGAAACCTTTATGACTTTGGGTTTGGTCTGAATTGGAAAGGTGTGATCAACGACAAGCGGGTCAAGACCTTTCAAAAATAAATCCTTCTATAGGAATGAAAGGCAGCGGTAATCCCGCTGCTTTTTTATTTCTGCTTTGGCATCAGGTCCATAAGGCTATTGGTCATTACCCTCACAGCCCCAGGAATGGCTGATTGGTAATCGGGAGCGAACCTGGGTGAGTGCAGTGATGGTAACTCCGTTTTACCCTGCCTGGCCAATTCCTTTCTTTCGGGGGAAACTGTTCCGATCCAAACCAGGTAGGACGGGATCCTGGACTCCTGCTGGCCATAAATGCCGAAGTCTTCCCCGATCATAATAGGTTGAACCTTTGTAACGGACTGCTCCCCCAGCTTCGCAACCAGATTATTCCTCAGGCGTTCCCCCAGAATGGGATCATTGTAAACAGAAGGAATGGACATGTCCAGAAGATCAAAAACCGGCATGCGGTCCTTTTCCAATCCAGCCGCAGCTGCCAGGTTGTTCCCAATGGTCTTGAGCCTGTTGAAGATCAGTTCACGGGATTCCTTGCTGTAGGAACGAATGGTAAGCTTGAGTGTTACCTGGTCGGGGATGATGTTCCCTACAGTGCCTCCATTGATGGCACCTACGGTGATAACAGCTGGATCATTGGGTGACAGGTTACGGCTAACGATACTTTGAATGGCAGTCACGAATTGTGCCGCCAGTAATACCGGGTCAATGGCCTGTTGGGGTACCGCACCGTGTCCACCCTTACCATAGAAGGTAATGTTCAGCATGTCAGTAGCAGCCATAGCGAAGCCATCGCAAAAGCCAGCCTGGCCGGTAAGCAATTCTGCATGATCATGGAAGGCCAGCTGGATATCAGGTTTAGGTAATGACCTGAAAGCCGGGGATGCCACCACTTTCTTTGCCCCCTGCCCGGTCTCTTCCGCGGATTGTGCCAGGAGAATGAGCGTACCTGTCCATAGGCTTTTCATTTCCGCCATTGCCCTGGCTGTTCCCAGCCAGCTGCTCATATGGATATCGTGTCCACAGGCATGCATAGCCGAAACGGTTTCTTCCCCCCGCTTCACCTGCACCTTGCTGGCATAATCAAGGTTGGTAAGTTCCTTTAATGGTAGTCCGTCCATATCCGTACGGTATAACACCACCGGCCCTTTCCCATTGCGAAGGACGGCGGCGAAACTATGGTAACCCATGGAATCGGTTATTTCATAGCCCATGGAAAGGAGTTCCTTCTTCAAATAGGCAGCAGTCTTTTCTTCCATGGTACTGAGCTCCGGGTTGGCATGCAGGTGCTTGTACCAGGATTCGTAAGCGGCCTTCTGGCCACTGATGGATTCATCAATTTTCTTTACTTGTGCCTGAGAAAAACCCA is drawn from Flavihumibacter rivuli and contains these coding sequences:
- a CDS encoding M20 metallopeptidase family protein, whose protein sequence is MKHSIPLLFVLVPALGFSQAQVKKIDESISGQKAAYESWYKHLHANPELSTMEEKTAAYLKKELLSMGYEITDSMGYHSFAAVLRNGKGPVVLYRTDMDGLPLKELTNLDYASKVQVKRGEETVSAMHACGHDIHMSSWLGTARAMAEMKSLWTGTLILLAQSAEETGQGAKKVVASPAFRSLPKPDIQLAFHDHAELLTGQAGFCDGFAMAATDMLNITFYGKGGHGAVPQQAIDPVLLAAQFVTAIQSIVSRNLSPNDPAVITVGAINGGTVGNIIPDQVTLKLTIRSYSKESRELIFNRLKTIGNNLAAAAGLEKDRMPVFDLLDMSIPSVYNDPILGERLRNNLVAKLGEQSVTKVQPIMIGEDFGIYGQQESRIPSYLVWIGTVSPERKELARQGKTELPSLHSPRFAPDYQSAIPGAVRVMTNSLMDLMPKQK